One Rosa chinensis cultivar Old Blush chromosome 5, RchiOBHm-V2, whole genome shotgun sequence genomic region harbors:
- the LOC112166118 gene encoding carnosine N-methyltransferase-like, with translation MVVCCSSLYLFIPSVVKLLGSGQYIRGSTEIVIRFQMMTKLRPVSIPDIHPASAGITEGFSMCGGDFVEVYNDPSQVGAWDAVVTCFFIDTAHNIVEYIETLSRILK, from the exons ATGGTGGTCTGCTGCAGCT CCCTATATCTCTTTATCCCCTCTG TTGTCAAACTGCTGGGGAGTGGACAATATATCCGTGGATCCACAGAAATTGTAATTCGCTTTCAGATGATGACCAAACTTCGTCCCGTTTCAATACCAGATATTCATCCCGCTAG TGCAGGGATTACTGAAGGCTTTTCTATGTGTGGCGGTGACTTTGTTGAGGTTTATAATGATCCAAGCCAAGTAG GTGCTTGGGATGCGGTTGTGACCTGTTTCTTTATTGATACAGCACACAACATTGTTGAATACATTGAAACCCTATCAAGAATCTTGAAATGA
- the LOC112163835 gene encoding F-box/kelch-repeat protein At3g06240-like: MAYEVIALIPITIKPQKLVLVFFRIKPFELLLMGSFAATNIDLQLHISECLPKDLIVKILEMLSIKSLIRFTCVSKRWRFMILSDPNFAKSQFQIASEQQTVSRRALCEAHESDCESLDFEKPMDSRKVRCPFKQPGRRVRILCSCNGLVVAAPSNSDMYIWNPSTGFFKKLPDPGPYGFGYLAATDDCKLIVNFFRGEKIVKAKVFSSRANSWKTIELPYCPINYQGIFF, encoded by the coding sequence ATGGCTTACGAAGTCATTGCTCTGATCCCCATCACTATAAAGCCTCAAAAACTTGTGCTTGTTTTCTTTCGTATTAAACCCTTTGAACTTCTTCTCATGGGCTCGTTCGCCGCGACGAATATCGATCTGCAATTGCACATCTCCGAGTGCTTACCGAAAGATTTGATAGTGAAAATCTTGGAGATGCTGTCGATCAAATCCCTAATTCGCTTCACCTGCGTTTCGAAACGCTGGCGCTTCATGATATTGTCCGACCCAAATTTCGCCAAATCCCAATTCCAGATAGCTTCCGAGCAGCAAACCGTAAGTCGCAGAGCCCTCTGCGAAGCTCATGAATCTGACTGTGAATCCCTAGACTTTGAGAAACCGATGGATTCCAGAAAGGTTAGGTGCCCATTCAAGCAACCGGGCCGTCGTGTCAGAATACTGTGCTCCTGCAATGGTTTGGTAGTTGCAGCTCCTAGTAATTCAGATATGTATATCTGGAACCCATCAACTGGCTTCTTCAAGAAATTACCTGACCCAGGTCCTTATGGTTTTGGCTATTTGGCCGCCACTGACGACTGCAAACTTATTGTTAATTTTTTCCGTGGGGAGAAGATAGTAAAGGCTAAGGTATTCTCATCAAGAGCTAACAGTTGGAAAACTATTGAACTCCCTTACTGTCCCATCAATTACCaggggatttttttttaa